CAGAATTCACACCGAACGTATTGTTTGTGAGAGATGAATGCGACGGAAGCACTACTTTCGAAATCGCGGTGCAGTTGTGTTCACCGACCGACTGATTTGCTCAACAGGTAATTCACTTTGACCTTTATAATGCGTGAGAAGACTCACTGATTGATTGCTCAATGAATTAtggggaaaaattaaaatacaaaaaaacaaaaatactgtTGTTGGTACTGTAGTCGCTTTGGCGAAAGAATTTGAGCAATTCtgtaattatattttaattaagcTTGTGTTTTCAAACATGAAAACACTTAAATATATACAGCTGCAAAAGCAATCAGATCAAGTTGCTAACAGCTAGTGAACTAGGAGTTGCGAAACAAATCCGGTTTCCACCATGCTCAAGGCACACACTGGACGAGAAATCCAATCTCAAGAACAATCGCATAACTATGCTAATGGTTTTGCACTGAATCTATTTATGTAGACACAGCTTTCATGATCTTCTCTCAAAAGCTAATACAAAGAagatagaaacaaaacaggtTTTCATGGGTGAAACCAACAACTGAACTTCTTGAGTCACATATGTGTTCATAGGCCAAAGAAAAGCAAGTGAACAGATTATTTGTCACTAGAATAATTGTGGCTTCACCTTTCACCTACGCAAAATTGGAGCCTTTCGCGGTTTAGTAGCACTGCTTCACTTTACTTACCTGTGCCTTGCCGAAGGGAATGAAGTCAAGGGTGATGGCGTTGAGCAGAGTCGGATTCAATGTCAGCAGCTGATCCTGCACCCAACGGACACTGTCCGGGCAAAGATGGGCATAGTAAACGTCCACGGTAACCTGTCGTacacacacgaacaaaaaaaaaagatcacatttaaattttctagcaAACTTTATGAACTGATCGCCGGCTGGGATCGTACCGCTTGAGCGTTCACAGCGAATGCCGCCAGAATTAAGATCGCTGCCAGAGATTGCTTCATGGTGGTGGGTTTTggggtaaaataaaatcacttttAACAACTGCCAAAAAGGGACCTTAACGCTGCTCCAACTCCGTTGCGTCCGAAGGTATCGAGCGGAATGCAGCCAAAACTGGTCGTGctaaatgcttttttcttctcgcctAGCAGTTCTCCCCCCGAAATCGTGAGCGATCAGCGTTTTATTGTGATTAAAGCTGTTTGTCGCTGATCGACCTGTaagcaacacatacacaacgaCCAGCGATggagcgcgcgcgcgatcTGAGCGAGCTGTTCTGCGTGCGTGTAGCACGTGCCATGCTAGTGTGCGTCCGCTAGTGTCGGTCGTTTCGGTGGGACATGATGGGAAGTATGCGTACACGGCGTGGCTTTGCGTGGGCTCGGTTTGTAGCAACTGTGCAAGTTTGGGTAAggcttgtttattttttttcttgcgcttTGGGAGTGTTCGTTTGCAACACAAATGAAGCATGCAGATAGGTGCGTGGAAACCGATTTATCATGCTGAAAAGTTACTCTAGAAAGCGTTGATAAGGAATATTTCATAATAAACTCTCATGTACATGTATCATTAAGCCTTCAAGTGTCCCATCTTTATTGAGGTTGACATAATAAGTACGCAAATTCCGTTGATTCCCATCATCCATCGAGCTCTGCTTGTCCATGCTATAAGTCAAGATACGGTTTGAAACCTAATTTGCGGGCGATTAAAATCTTTCGCTAAAATAAAGCCCAATTTGCTGGACATTCAATCATACACCCAAATTACCCATcatacacaacaatcggttctTATCGTCTCAGGTGCAAAACCTTATCTGCTCAGGTGTCACGGGTATTGTCGGGGTCGGGACTACTTTTTCCGGTAGTCCAGTGCCTGGCGTCGATCAGGGTGCTCTTATCTTATCTACAAACGGGCAGTTCCAACCCCAAAATCGTCATACTATCAAATCGCGACTGGACATTGACTTTTAAATCGTACCACTGTTGAAGGATTTTGTGTTTATCCAATCGCGAAATAGTAGTAAAAGCTCGTACGTAGGCTCAACATACATCCAGTGTAAAACGCGAAACACGAAACAGATCAGTGGTGATGTTTCACAGCTGAAGGATGTTTGCTTCTGTAGCTTGGCGATGTGGCTCGCTGCCTGATTCATCGGTTGGTGGAACTGTAAAGCATACAGACGTTTGTACGTTGTGAATATTTAGTCTCATTCATGGTACTTACATGCTTAAAACAGGAAGAAGAGGAAATTGTGCGATTAAAGTTTTGCATCACAAGATCTATTTTTCCCAACAGATCAAAAATTTGTTGAGCAACGTTATCAGGCCTAGACTCTAATGATTCCGATGATGATTCTGTGCTGGAACttagctttatttttaatcgatCTGATAGAATTCGGGAACTCCTTTCTCGTGGTACGACTAATAGCTTTTCGGATCCTGCTATTAGGtcattgaataaatttttgaacttttctttcatttccttGTAACATGGTAAATTTTCTTCGTTTGATGTTTCCGCTGCTGTAGGTGTTGTAGGACTTCCTGTATCGAAAGAAAAGTAGATAGATTTTACATCGCTATTGTTTTACACTAGCTCTTATTACCTGAACAGCACGATAAACACAAAAGTATCAGAAGTATTGCAACATTCACACTACGGTCCATTTTGTACAGAATTGCTGTGTACGATCGAGTACCGTACTTTTATAGTTCGGCAACCAATTTTAATGGCTTTTGTACTGTGAGAAGTATGTACGTATTTccttttcaatgttttattttgaaataccAAAGATTCTTGAGATTATATTCTGTTGCAAGCAGGGAAATAGTCACTAAGGTGATAACGGTTAATGATCGTATAGTTACAATGTTGCTAACAACTATAATATAAGCACTTTTTAGCGAGTTTTGCTATCGTTTCAAAGCTATCGAACTATTTTCTAAGCTCATAACGAATGGTGTAGGTTGTATTTCTTTACGTTCAAATAAGAGTTGGTTATTCGTATTGTTTTCGTATCGTCGTTTTggctaataaaaataaatactaaaCGCAAAATTATTTCCCcttgaagaaatttaaattaattaaaatttgcgCGCCATACGTTCCAATTGTATGTCCCTTTTAATTTGTATACCAGTATAACACCCGTATGTTTCTACGCTGTAACGAATTCTCTTTCCTGCTCTGGGCTGAACTATGGGAGTGCACGGTGGTAAAAGTACGCCACACACAATacgtcaaacgtcaaaaacatttgttgttaatttttttgttggttcccACTATCTGCGCTGGAAGGAAAAGGGCAAAAAGATCGTGATTCTAATCTATTATCAATCAGAATTTAACGTTTTCGGTGTACAAACTACGCGTTGCTTACACATTCACACCATTTGTGCGTATTCATCTTGCTGTAACCTCTAGCTCCTCTGCAACCGATACAACTACAATCgacaaaatgaagaaaaaggttggtgtaatgtttgttttgctacgaCTTTACCGTCATAACAGCGCCGTTCAAGGATAACAATGATTCACACAAATGCAATGGATTTCCTCCAATTTCGGCTGTATTTCAGGTGCTGCTAATGGGAAAGAGTGGATCTGGCAAGACCAGTATGCGATCGATTATCTTTGCGAACTATATCGCCCGCGATACACGAAGGCTGGGAGCGACAAGTGAATATCTTCATTCCCGGAACAAACACCAAGGATTTACGTACTAAAacactttcttttttatttgctttccaaTTGTAGTCGATGTGGAACATTCACACGTACGCTTTCTGGGTAATCTCGTGCTTAATCTGTGGGACTGCGGTGGCCAGGAATCGTTCATGGAGCAGTACTTTGCCTCACAGAAGGACAACATCTTCCGGAACGTGGAGGTGTTGATCTACGTGTTCGATGTGGAAAGCCGCGAGTTGGACAAAGACATGCACTACTACCAGTCCTGCCTGGAGGCACTGCTCGTAAATTCGCCCAATGCGAAAATCTTTTGCCTCGTGCACAAAATGGACCTGGTCGCGGAAGAGCAACGGGACATAATATTCAAGGAGCGTGAGGAAGATTTGAAACGCTGTTCGAGACCGCTAGAGTGTACGGCCTTCCGGACTAGCATCTGGGATGAAACGCTGTACCGGGCGTGGAGTAGCATCGTGTACCAGCTGATACCGAACGTGAAGGCACTGGAGCACTCGCTCAATTACTTTGCTAATGTGGTGGATGCGGACGAGGTGTTGCTGTTCGAGCGGGCAACATTTTTGGTGATTTCACACTGCCAAAGAAAGCAGCACCGGGATAGCCATCGGTTCGAGAAAGTTTCGAACATTATCAAACAGTTTAAATTGTCTTGCTCGAAGCTAGGGGCAAAGTTCTCATCGATGGAGGTGCGCAACAGTGTGTTTGCCGCGTTTATAGACACATTCACGAGCAATACGTACGTGATGGTGGTAATGTCCGATCCATCGATACCGTCGGAGGCGACGCTGATCAACATTCGGAATGCGCGCAAGTACTTTGAGGAGTTGGAAAATCCaaacagtaacagcagcaCGACCAATAGTCATCATCTGCATCATGCAGCGATTAACCACGCAGGGCACGGGATGGTAAATGGAGGGGGCCACCCGAACCATTATGCTGGCAGTGGAGGAGGCTATCATCAGTACGCTGgtccgcaacagcagcaacagctctaccaacaacagcaacaacaacagcagcaggctcACCACCTAACGCAATATCAATCCTACCACCATAATACGACAACGAACGCTTACCACTGATACCTGTACCGGAAGAAGTACTACTACTTCCGGTAAGCCAAAACGAATAACTAGGACGCGATCTTCCAGTAGCCTGATGCcgttgatgatgttgggggCGTTTTCCTTCGCAGtcatttgttttacatttttacttgGCAAAGGgacgacacaaaaaaaaaacgtactgCTTCGCTGGATCTGTTCCATTGTAGCGAGATGGCAATTAGGAAGAGCAAACTCCAACAACTAAGTCAAATTAAGAAAAGTGtatgttgttttcttcgcGTGATCAGCAGCAAGAATCGgcaagtgtttcgtttttgtttatattgtttttgtttttttgtccctGCTGACCCCATTCCCAACCGATAGATGTAGATCTGGCCCCATGCCGTACCCTGGTTCGGTGTTGCAGGAGACGATCCATAGTGTTGTTCCTGATAATCTTGTTGTTGACGATATTAGTCATTTCGGGGGCTTTCTGTTGttgcgtgagtgtgtatggTTTTCTTTTAGTACTTTATAATGATTACAGATGATCCCACTCATTTTATGAAGGTGTTATAAATATGTATCTATATGCTTTAGTAGCCTCCGGCTTACCATATAATAATATGTCCCTTAATAGAGTTGCACTGAGCGCTTAAATCAAATCTATTCCCGTTCGTTGGTACATGTGTTCAAAGTTAGAAAACATTCAGAATAATGATGATCATAGCTTTACCCTTTTCCATACTCGAcaacttttgttttgcgaatacaaaaaaaaagtctctgTTCCACAACATCTCGGTACTCGTCACAACTGTGGACCAAAATATTTGCCTCTCCTTCCTCTTCTCTATACAATCCAACGCCGATTACGATAAAGGGTTTGCTGTGGAACAAGGTGTGCAGCAATCTGCAAAACGGAGTAAGTACCCGAACAAACCGAATAATTAGAGTAGACGTACCGAACCGTGTAAAAATGTATTGGAACAGATGAAAATATCCAGTAAAAGTTATTGGTAATAGTAATTCGATAGCAGAATTCGAGGGCAGATAAGCTGAGAAGCTGCAAAGTTGTAAACTGTAAAATAAAGCCAAACAGCAAATGGAGTACGAATAAATCATAATTGATACAATAATTGGATTTATACACTACGTCGGTGAAAGATGATATTCTAATCCCTGAAAGGAGTCGATAATGTTTGTCCTGTGATTGAATATTCCAGGTTCGGGCTTGAGTCGATTCCTTGCATCTATTAGTGATAGGGAGAGTAGGTGGTTACCAAAGGGAATGCATGCGCATCGGATgcgattttgttttggttcgtCATGCTCTTCTTTTGCTCTTGGTAATCACATCCCTTCCTGGTGGGATAGGTCCATCTTCCAAACCCCTATTTACCGAACCTTTCGTCAGCCGACCGCTGACCCAGTGAGAGTATAGTGTCGAACGGTCGGCGGTTACCGATGGTATCAAATCTTATCAGCGTTTTAGTCCGACTATCGCACAGCAGTTAGTGCTGCATTGGCTGTGGGAATAGGCGGGTTGACGGATTCGGTTGTGGTAAAATAGTtcgttttaatttcgtttttatttttctttttgtacgtACTAGTTGGTTTAGGTAAAAATCTTACCCTTTAACGAGTGAACGAGTGATCTTGGGGTAATTGTTGTAACCGTTTCTCTACTTTCGTAACTTAATTATATTGTGTCACATGCGTCGTGTTTTCTTCGAAGCTGACAGTAAACTTTATTTCACAAGGATTCTTACTAAACGTCCCCTAAATGCTCCATATACATGCTAGTGAAATCAATGAACGCACCAACATTTTGCGTTCGAAATCGAGAGTGACCTTCGTTCAGGGACTGGCTCACACATTACATCTGGTTACCTCGCGCAATCAGTTCGTTCCTTTCCTTCGCTTAGTTGTACGGCTTCCAGCGACCGCAAAAACGCATCCATCAGAAAGAGACAGTCAAACGGCCACTTTGCCACAGCTCCAAGACGGCTCCACTGGGCCGCCACGTGCGAAtgagtgtgtgcgcgtttACAAGCTCACGCACACCGCGGCACATTTGTTTACCAGCCCGCGAGTCTCTTCCACCCATCCTCCCACTTGGAATCTCCTGCTTTTATCTACCCTTTTTACACGCACCGAACATGATGGGGTCGTTTATGATCCAAAACATTCTCCTGAATGTGGGCAGCTGGGAGTTTAATGCATGTGTGCGTGAGCATAAGCTGACGATTTTGTACCACTGTCGTAGTGGAATCGACCACTGATCGCGGATCGCGAGCGAAGACACTGTTTATGGTGGCACTATTTTTCGCGTTCAGTGTTCAGCTTTTAATCGATCAAAGGTTGTGAAGATCATCCGGGGGCGAGAACAGGCGTTCAGAAAAAATGTTCTCATAAACTGCAAGCATGGGTTTacagtgtttttatttatctttaagGGATATTATCGGAAAGTgttaatttaatgattttgCAGTATGCAGTGTACAGAGCTGGGTAATTGTTGCTAACGAGTTGAGGCAACGATGCACATCAAGAGGTGACCCGAGTTCTGCTACGTGTCATAGTGGTTTCCCAGTGTCACTGCTCTCTCAAGACGATCGTTCTATATTGCCACGGAAAACCATTCGTTCCTGTTTTCGGTGGAATCTACTCTCCAAATCGGCAGCCATCAACAGCCAAACTACACCCATCCCCAGTCATCATCCACCCGGTGAGTCATGGAACGAATATTGCGTGGCGTTATGCGTTACCGGCATTCGACGAGAGAGCAAATGGTGCAGGAATTTCGGAAAGTTCGTGATAATCCTCAGGTGTGTTTTTTCCATGCTGTAGTTTgtgaatttatgaaaataataattattataagtatttctttttcttgatcaGCCAAAAGCGGTCTTTTTCACTTGTATGGACAGTCGCATGATACCGACCCGCTTTACAGAAACACACGTCGGTGATATGTTTGTCGTGCGAAATGCTGGCAATCTTGTACCGCACGCGGAACACTTTCAGGACGAGTATTTTAGCTGCGAACCGGCCGCCCTGGAGCTGGGCTGTGTCGTAAACAACATCAAGCACATCATCGTTTGTGGCCACAGTGATTGCAAGGCGATGAACTTACTGTATCAGCTAAAGGATCCTGAATTTTCATCCCTGGTAGGTGGCCTAACAGCGATTAAATTATCTTGAACGGAGTAATAATTGAGactctttttttcctgcagGATAATCGTCGCATATCACCACTGCGAGCGTGGCTATGCGAGCACGCCAATACGAGTCTGgccaaatttcaaaatcttaaAGAAATTGGCCTAGACAAACCGTTGATATTTTCCTCCGAAACACCGCTCCGAAAGTTTGTGGCGTACATCGATCCCGA
This genomic window from Anopheles maculipalpis chromosome 2RL, idAnoMacuDA_375_x, whole genome shotgun sequence contains:
- the LOC126567121 gene encoding uncharacterized protein LOC126567121; this encodes MDRSVNVAILLILLCLSCCSGSPTTPTAAETSNEENLPCYKEMKEKFKNLFNDLIAGSEKLLVVPRERSSRILSDRLKIKLSSSTESSSESLESRPDNVAQQIFDLLGKIDLVMQNFNRTISSSSCFKHFHQPMNQAASHIAKLQKQTSFSCETSPLICFVFRVLHWMYVEPTYELLLLFRDWINTKSFNSGTI
- the LOC126558300 gene encoding ras-related GTP-binding protein A, whose protein sequence is MKKKVLLMGKSGSGKTSMRSIIFANYIARDTRRLGATIDVEHSHVRFLGNLVLNLWDCGGQESFMEQYFASQKDNIFRNVEVLIYVFDVESRELDKDMHYYQSCLEALLVNSPNAKIFCLVHKMDLVAEEQRDIIFKEREEDLKRCSRPLECTAFRTSIWDETLYRAWSSIVYQLIPNVKALEHSLNYFANVVDADEVLLFERATFLVISHCQRKQHRDSHRFEKVSNIIKQFKLSCSKLGAKFSSMEVRNSVFAAFIDTFTSNTYVMVVMSDPSIPSEATLINIRNARKYFEELENPNSNSSTTNSHHLHHAAINHAGHGMVNGGGHPNHYAGSGGGYHQYAGPQQQQQLYQQQQQQQQQAHHLTQYQSYHHNTTTNAYH
- the LOC126558845 gene encoding beta carbonic anhydrase 1 encodes the protein MERILRGVMRYRHSTREQMVQEFRKVRDNPQPKAVFFTCMDSRMIPTRFTETHVGDMFVVRNAGNLVPHAEHFQDEYFSCEPAALELGCVVNNIKHIIVCGHSDCKAMNLLYQLKDPEFSSLDNRRISPLRAWLCEHANTSLAKFQNLKEIGLDKPLIFSSETPLRKFVAYIDPENNFAIEDKLSQVNTLQQIENVASYGFLKRRLESHDLHIHALWFDIYTGDIYFFSRNAKRFIAIDESSIERLLDEVRRYYS